From the genome of Deferribacteraceae bacterium V6Fe1:
CTTAAGAAATACAATGGATATTGCAAAATCTAAAATAAAGAGCGGAGTAATACTCATTGTTAGTGCCACAAATGACAAAGTAACATTTTTATGCGGAGTAACGGATGATCTTACAGATAAATACAGTGCCGGCGACATTGTAAAAGAGGTAGCAAAAGTTACAGGCGGTGGAGGCGGTGGAAAAAAAGACCTTGCACAAGCTGGCGGAAAAGATATTACTAAAATAGATAATGCAATCAAAAAATTTTATGAGTTAATATAATCGGCTGGCTTTTGCCAGCCTTCTTTTTACATTATGATATTGCATAAATTAAAAAAAGATTTAAGCAAAAAGAAACCAGTATTTATTAATCAGGATGAAAGATTAGCTGCCGTAATGATTCCTCTTATAAAGTCTAACTTTGGGTATGAAATCATTTTTACAAAAAGGCATAACAACTTGCCCACTCATGCGGGGGAAGTTTCATTTCCAGGTGGAATTAAAGAAAAAAATGACCCTTCACTGGAGGCCACTGCCATAAGAGAAACAGTGGAAGAGATTGGAATAAACGCAAACCATATTGAAATAATCGGCAGGCTTGATGATGAGATGTCCATACATAAATTTAAAGTTGCCCCTTTTTTAGGTTACATCAACGCCAATACTAAAATTGAAGATCTGAAGTTTCAAAAGTGTGAAGTGGAAAGAGTATTTTCTGTGCCTATAGAATATTTCTTAACCTGCCAGCATTGGAAAGAAACTTGGGTCAGGAAAGATGATAAAGTTACCGTTCATTTTTACCCTTACAAAGACCTCATTATCTGGGGGCTTACCGGAAGGATACTTTCAAAGCTTCTTAAAATTGTTTCAGAATACTTAAAATAATAATTTTATGCCATTTTTTATGATATAATAATGAATGGGCGGTTAGTTTTCTAACAAGATAATGTTTTAATAGTTAATAAAATAATTTTATACTAATAAAATTAATTGCTTGTCATTAAATGGTTTTTAATATAAAAGTAATTAACAAATAAAATAAGGGGTGTAACATGTATAACATTACATTCTCAAAAGACTCAGAAGCAGAGTATAAAAAACATGAATTATTTTACGAAGAAAAAATTAACAAAATCTTCAGTGACTTCAAAAAATCCAACGAACCTTTTTATAATTTTGCCAAAATATTCATAAAAAGTGTTCCTTACAACCTTATCGAAATCCTTAGTAATAAAGATGTTTTAAATTTTGCATTAAAGCTTTTCGATGCATTTAACGGCAGAAAAAAGAAAAAATATTTACAAACTGTTATTGAGCCATATAACAATGATTTCTTTATCGGTAATTTTTCAATAATAGTGATGAATACTGATGACAGACCTTTTCTTGTTGATAGTATTAGAGAATATTTTTATGAAATAAACTTAAACAGCCAATTTATCCTTCACCCAATTTTTAGCGTAAAAAGAAACGCTAAAGGTGATATTACAGAAGTAGATAAACCACAAATCGGCACAAAAAATGAATCATTTGTTGTTATTTTCATTCAAGATGCACAGCCAGCAGATTTAAAAAATATATCTGACGAATTAAACAAAATCTATGACGAAGTCTGCCTTGCCGTTGATGATTATCCAGAAATGAGCAGAATGCTTGATAACTTAACCCTTTATTACAAAAACAAATCAAATGAAGTCTCATCTTTCTTGCAATGGATAAATAACAACAATTTCATTCTCCAAGGGATAAGAATATTAAACGATATCAATTTAAAAGATGAAACTTACAAACTTGAGCAATATGGGGTCTACAAGCTCAATAGAACTTTAGGGATAATCCCTAATATGATAAAAGCCCTTAAAAATAAATCTTTTAAATTTGTGAACGGCTATCCTATCGTTGTTGATAAGGCGCTTTATTCCTCAAAGGTTAAAAAAAGAAAAAATTATGATAGAATTATTCTCGTTGACGACAAAGGGGATTCCTTAACTTTAATATCGATGGTTGGAATTTTTTCGAAAGATGCATTAAAAACACCTCCTTACAATATCTCCATAGTAAAGCATAAAATGGATGAAATTGTAGACCATTTCGGATTCGTTAATGGCTCTCATGATCACAAATGGCTTATTGATATGCTTGACGCATTTCCTAAAACCGAAATTATATCTCTTGATAAAGAAACTTTAATTAATATTTTCAAAACCGTTTTCTCCATGCACGGGAAAAATCAAGTCATTTTCTATACAAAAAACTTTAAACCTCTAAAAAATTATTACGTGTTTATGACATTTCCACAGGAAAAGTTTTCAACCGAAACCTTAATTGCAATAAAATCTATTTTTCAAAATGCACTTGATGCTTATACTTTGGATATTTCTGTAAGAAATGATGATCACGGTTATGTTTTTGCCCATTTTCATTTTTACATAAAAGATATCAAATCACTTGAAAAACTGAATTTAGCAAAAATAGAAACTCAAATAAAAGAGCTTATTAAAGATTGGAAAGACGAGCTATATGAAGAATTAAAAATCAGATTTTCTGGAATAAAAAGTGATCAGCTATTCCAAAAATTTGGAAACGCTTTTTCAGAAACTTATAAAACCAAATGCACACCTCATGAAGCGGGTGAAGATATATCTTTTCTTGATAATTTATCAGAAATTAAAGCTAATCTTTATACCGATGACACTAAAACTACAATAAAACTGTACACCAAAGAAAGGATTCTGTTAACAGATATAATGCCAGTAATTGACAATATCGGGATAAAAGTCAATGAAGAGTTCACTTACAAAGTAAAATGTGACAATGACAACTATTTTATAAACTCAATTCATCTTGCTGACATCCATGAACCAAAACAATTCAAAGAGCAATATTCCAAAATTTTGCCCGAGCTCATAATAAATGTAATCACTGAGAAAGTGGAAAATGACAAGATTAACAGCTTATGCATCATCGAAAACTTAAATTATCGTGAAATCGACTTTTTGAGAGCTGTAAGAAACTATATTGAACAAATAAATCCTTTATATCGAAGGGTAAGCTTGAATGAAGCTCTTATAAATAACAGTCAAATATCCAAACTATTTATTGATTATCTCCACGAAAAATTTAACCCGGGGCAAAAAAAGAGGGACTTTGTCACAGTAGAAAATAATATTTTAAACAATATTGATAAGGTCGTATCGGTACAAGAAGATAACATACTAAGGCATTTTTACAAAGTTATAACTGCAATTGTCAGGACAAACTACTTTATACCCGGTAAAAACTATATTTCATTTAAGATTAAGTCAAAAGAGCTTGATATCGTGCCTGAACCAAGACCAATGTTTGAGATTTATGTACACAGTGCTCAAATGGAAGGTATACATTTGAGAGGCGGAAAGGTTGCAAGAGGCGGGTTAAGATTCAGTGACAGACCTGATGATTTCAGAACGGAAATATTAGGATTGGTAAAAACCCAAATGGTAAAAAACACAGTAATCGTCCCTGTAGGCTCAAAAGGCGGGTTTATTGTCAAAAAAAGATTTGAAGATAGAGAATTAGATAAAGAACACGTTATTAATCAATATAAAACACTCATAAAAGGGCTTCTTGACATTACTGACAATTATAAGGGGAAAAAAGTGGTTCACCCTGATAATGTGGTAATTTACGATGAAAAAGACCCTTATTTGGTAGTTGCAGCAGACAAGGGTACGGCGACATTTAGTGATATTGCAAATAGTGTTTCCATCGAATATGGCTTTTGGCTGGGGGATGCTTTTGCTTCA
Proteins encoded in this window:
- a CDS encoding NAD-glutamate dehydrogenase, whose translation is MYNITFSKDSEAEYKKHELFYEEKINKIFSDFKKSNEPFYNFAKIFIKSVPYNLIEILSNKDVLNFALKLFDAFNGRKKKKYLQTVIEPYNNDFFIGNFSIIVMNTDDRPFLVDSIREYFYEINLNSQFILHPIFSVKRNAKGDITEVDKPQIGTKNESFVVIFIQDAQPADLKNISDELNKIYDEVCLAVDDYPEMSRMLDNLTLYYKNKSNEVSSFLQWINNNNFILQGIRILNDINLKDETYKLEQYGVYKLNRTLGIIPNMIKALKNKSFKFVNGYPIVVDKALYSSKVKKRKNYDRIILVDDKGDSLTLISMVGIFSKDALKTPPYNISIVKHKMDEIVDHFGFVNGSHDHKWLIDMLDAFPKTEIISLDKETLINIFKTVFSMHGKNQVIFYTKNFKPLKNYYVFMTFPQEKFSTETLIAIKSIFQNALDAYTLDISVRNDDHGYVFAHFHFYIKDIKSLEKLNLAKIETQIKELIKDWKDELYEELKIRFSGIKSDQLFQKFGNAFSETYKTKCTPHEAGEDISFLDNLSEIKANLYTDDTKTTIKLYTKERILLTDIMPVIDNIGIKVNEEFTYKVKCDNDNYFINSIHLADIHEPKQFKEQYSKILPELIINVITEKVENDKINSLCIIENLNYREIDFLRAVRNYIEQINPLYRRVSLNEALINNSQISKLFIDYLHEKFNPGQKKRDFVTVENNILNNIDKVVSVQEDNILRHFYKVITAIVRTNYFIPGKNYISFKIKSKELDIVPEPRPMFEIYVHSAQMEGIHLRGGKVARGGLRFSDRPDDFRTEILGLVKTQMVKNTVIVPVGSKGGFIVKKRFEDRELDKEHVINQYKTLIKGLLDITDNYKGKKVVHPDNVVIYDEKDPYLVVAADKGTATFSDIANSVSIEYGFWLGDAFASGGSAGYDHKKVGITAKGAWESVKRHFRELGKDTQSEPFTVIGIGDMAGDVFGNGMLLSDKIKLLAAFNHIHIFVDPNPDPETSYIERLRMFKLPRSTWKDYNPELISKGGGIFERSAKKIEISPEIKEVFDIPTDVVSGEELIRYILKAKAELLWNGGIGTYIKDDFETNEEVGDKANDNVRVNASDLRVKVIGEGGNLGLTQKARIRFALNGGLINTDAIDNSAGVDMSDHEVNLKILFDVLMKNNELKDMKSRNSLIAKLTPEVTELVLRDNYLQTQTISCDLMKSESNIISYVDTAEYLQSIGLLNFKIENINFIKEKRQITRPELAVLLAYTKIMLFDSTVNEFNHDSELLKQEYIQYYPKTVIKNYSKYFDEHKLKNEITATVAVNKAVNQAGIPFFIELHKSTGQPYAKLIERYLFADKLLETSEIRKKIEELDLKVDTKVQYTMLIELEKTLKVATNWLINDNNFKLINENMDTFKNVSKIVTGNLKGKFKENYDSLFGELTSCNCKPGISKAVCDIKFMKPAFDLFEIILKNKLDMSKTVKNYFNIGSLFNLPLFIKGIKQTNITTTWDRINKDNLLNRIKLFQKDFCRKYTEYGESWLKSLEKEEQIFFVNYNKFLESISAGEFNSLIPYNVMLDSLFNMLNSK
- a CDS encoding CoA pyrophosphatase, whose product is MILHKLKKDLSKKKPVFINQDERLAAVMIPLIKSNFGYEIIFTKRHNNLPTHAGEVSFPGGIKEKNDPSLEATAIRETVEEIGINANHIEIIGRLDDEMSIHKFKVAPFLGYINANTKIEDLKFQKCEVERVFSVPIEYFLTCQHWKETWVRKDDKVTVHFYPYKDLIIWGLTGRILSKLLKIVSEYLK